A window of Mus pahari chromosome 7, PAHARI_EIJ_v1.1, whole genome shotgun sequence contains these coding sequences:
- the Serpina11 gene encoding serpin A11, which produces MASNTITLWAGGLTGLWSWVHLGVFSRMGPVWLWLWLWLLIAEVLLPVHCQPFSAPGDKSLGSPRPASHQSLEPAPAYHKVTPTITNFALRLYKQLAEKVSGNILFSPVSLSSSLALLSLGAHADTQTQILESLGFNLTETPAADVHRGFQSLLHTLDLPSPKLELKLGHSLFLDRQLKPQQRFLDSAKELYGALAFSANFTEAAATGQQINDLVRKQTYGQLGGCLPEFGPDTLMVLLNYIFFKAKWKHPFDRYQTRKQASFFLDQRTPLRIPMMRQKEMHRFLYDQEASCTVLQIEYSGTALLLLVLPDPGKMQQVEAALQPETLRRWGQRFLPSLLDLHLPRFSISATYNLEELLPLTGLSNLFDMEADLSGILGQLNKTVSRVSHKAVVDMNEKGTEAAAASGLLSQPPALNMTSAPHAHFNRPFLLLLWEVTTQSLLFLGKVVNPATG; this is translated from the exons ATGGCTTCCAACACTATCACCCTGTGGGCAGGAGGCCTTACGGGACTGTGGAGCTGGGTCCACCTGGGTGTCTTCTCT AGGATGGGGccagtgtggctgtggctgtggctgtggctgctgaTAGCCGAGGTCCTGCTTCCTGTCCATTGTCAGCCATTCTCTGCCCCTGGAGATAAGAGTCTGGGGTCCCCTCGACCAGCCAGCCACCAGTCCCTGGAGCCAGCACCCGCCTATCACAAGGTCACACCCACCATTACGAATTTTGCTTTGCGTCTATACAAGCAACTAGCAGAGAAAGTATCGGGGAACATCCTCTTCTCCCCCGTGAGCCTCTCCAGCAGCCTGGCTCTGCTGTCCCTCGGGGCACATGCTGACACCCAGACCCAAATTCTGGAGAGCCTGGGCTTCAACCTCACGGAGACCCCAGCAGCTGACGTCCACCGGGGCTTCCAGAGCCTCCTGCACACTCTtgacctccccagccccaaactGGAACTGAAACTGGGACATTCCCTGTTCCTAGACAGACAGCTAAAACCTCAGCAACGCTTTCTGGACAGTGCCAAGGAACTGTACGGAGCTCTGGCCTTTTCTGCCAACTTCACAGAAGCAGCTGCCACAGGGCAGCAGATCAATGACCTCGTGCGGAAGCAGACCTACGGGCAGCTGGGGGGCTGTCTCCCGGAGTTCGGCCCCGACACTCTCATGGTTCTCTTGAACTACATCTTCTTCAAAG CCAAGTGGAAGCATCCCTTTGATCGCTACCAGACCCGGAAGCAGGCAAGCTTCTTTCTGGACCAGAGGACGCCGCTCCGAATTCCCATGATGCGACAGAAGGAAATGCACAGGTTCCTGTATGACCAGGAGGCATCGTGCACTGTCCTCCAGATCGAGTACAGTGGCACCgccttgctgctgctggtgctccCTGACCCTGGGAAGATGCAGCAGGTAGAGGCTGCCctccagccagagacactgaGAAGGTGGGGCCAGCGGTTCCTGCCCAG TCTGTTGGATTTGCACCTGCCAAGGTTTTCAATTTCTGCAACCTACAACCTGGAAGAGCTCCTGCCCCTCACTGGTCTCAGCAACCTGTTCGACATGGAAGCTGACCTATCAGGAATTCTGGGGCAACTCAACAAAACTGTCTCCAGG gTGTCACACAAGGCTGTAGTGGACATGAACGAGAAGGGAACTGAGGCCGcagctgcctctggcctcctgtcccagcccccagccctgaACATGACATCAGCCCCACACGCCCACTTTAACAGGCCCTTCCTACTTCTGCTCTGGGAGGTGACCACCCAGAGTCTGCTCTTTTTGGGGAAAGTGGTCAACCCAGCCACTGGGTAA
- the LOC110324891 gene encoding serpin A9, whose product MGSSFYRVLLLVGFCAPMFCMSSSNPYNRESPHPPSMKSKPASQVSPSNTRFAFLLYQRLAQESPGQNILFSPVSISTSLAMLSLGACSATKTQILQSLGFNFTRIQEPSIHLGFEYLVRSLNECHKGRELRMGSVLFIRKELQLQAKFLDRVKKLYGAKVFSEDFSNAVTAQAQINSYVEKETKGKVVDVIQDLDSQTAMVLVNHIFFKANWTQPFSAANTNKSFPFLLSKGTTVHVPMMHQTESFAFGVDRELGCSILQMDYKGDAVAFFVLPGKGKMRQLERSLSARRLRKWSRSLQKRWIKVFIPKFSISASYNLETILPKMGIRDAFNSNADFSGITKTHFLQVSKAAHKAVLDVSEEGTEAAAATTTKLIVRSRDTPSSIIAFKEPFLILLLDKNTESILFLGKVENPRKM is encoded by the exons ATGGGCTCTTCCTTTTACCGAGTTCTCCTATTGGTTGGCTTCTGTGCTCCAATGTTCTGCATGTCATCATCCAATCCCTACAACCGAGAgtccccccaccctccctctaTGAAGAGCAAACCCGCCTCCCAGGTGTCTCCCAGCAACACCAGGTTCGCCTTCCTCCTGTACCAGAGGCTGGCTCAGGAAAGCCCAGGTCAAAATATCCTCTTTTCTCCTGTGAGCATCTCTACCTCCCTGGCCATGCTGTCCCTGGGGGCCTGCTCAGCCACCAAGACGCAGATCCTCCAGAGTCTTGGCTTCAACTTCACGCGCATTCAGGAGCCCTCGATCCACCTGGGCTTCGAGTACCTCGTCCGCTCGCTGAACGAGTGCCACAAAGGCCGGGAATTGCGGATGGGCAGTGTCCTCTTCATCAGGAAGGAGCTGCAGCTGCAGGCCAAGTTTCTGGACAGGGTCAAGAAGCTTTATGGGGCAAAAGTCTTTTCTGAAGACTTCTCAAATGCTGTCACCGCCCAGGCCCAGATCAACAGTTATGTGGAAAAGGAGACCAAAGGGAAGGTGGTGGATGTAATCCAAGACCTTGACTCTCAGACAGCCATGGTCCTGGTGAACCACATCTTCTTTAAAG CCAACTGGACCCAGCCCTTTAGTGCTGCAAATACAAACAAGAGCTTCCCATTCCTTCTGAGCAAGGGCACCACTGTGCATGTTCCCATGATGCACCAGACCGAGTCATTTGCTTTTGGAGTGGACAGGGAGCTGGGCTGCTCTATTCTGCAGATGGACTACAAGGGAGATGCTGTGGCCTTCTTTGTCCTCCCTGGCAAGGGCAAGATGCGGCAGCTGGAGAGGAGTCTGTCTGCCAGGAGGCTAAGAAAGTGGAGCCGCTCACTCCAGAAAAG ATGGATCAAGGTGTTCATTCCAAAattttccatctctgcttcctacaACCTGGAAACCATCCTCCCCAAGATGGGAATCCGCGATGCCTTTAACTCAAACGCTGACTTCTCTGGAATTACAAAGACACACTTCCTGCAGGTTTCTAAG GCTGCTCACAAGGCTGTGCTGGACGTCAGCGAGGAGGGGACAGAAGCCGcagcagccaccaccaccaaactTATAGTCCGCTCCAGGGACACCCCGTCTTCCATCATCGCCTTCAAGGAACCCTTCCTGATTCTACTTCTAGATAAAAACACAGAATCCATTCTCTTTCTAGGGAAAGTTGAAAACCCCAGGAAGATGTAG